From Palaemon carinicauda isolate YSFRI2023 chromosome 41, ASM3689809v2, whole genome shotgun sequence:
tatatatatatatatatatgcgtgtgtgtgtgtgtgttttgtgtatttgtattggatagtcaagatgtcaaatgataccacagcatgaaATATGGCAACAAGAGTTGTAATATTTttcagcgttcgctgagcttggacaagtctccgcctatttcctaagaagtagtaaaaaatgcaactctttatttgttttgtcatggtaacactagagacctctgccgagcgattctccctgagtgtcggcggacttttgaatctaagtgtacctgGAACAATTACTGACCAGATCTTTGTACCGAGTACCTGGAGCAATTGCTTTCCAGATCTTTGTACCGTGTACCTGGAGCAATTACATTCCAAATCTTTGTACCAAATACCTGGAGCAATTGCTTTCCAGATATTTGAACAGTCTACCTGTAATAGTTGCTGTCCAGATCTTTTTACCGTGTACCTGGAACAATTGCTCTCCAGATCTTTGTACTGTCTACCTGGAATAATTACTTTCCAGATCTTTATACCGTGTACCTGGAGCAATTGCATTCCAGATCTTTGTACCGTGTACCTGGAGCTATTGCTTTCCAGATCTTTGTACCGTGTACCTGGAACAATTACTTTCCAGATCTTTCTATGCTTTGCCTGGAACATTTGCCTTCCAGATCTTTTTACCGTGTACCTGGAACAATTACTTTCCAGATCTTTGTACCGTGCACCTAGAACAATTACTTTCCAGATCTTTGTACCGTGTACCTGGAACAATTGCTTTCCAGATCTTTGTACCGTGTATCTGGATCAATTGTTTACGAGATCTTTGTACTGTGTACTTGAAACAATTCAATGCGATACAGCCAATATTAAATGTGAATGTTTTTCGATCTTTTTCCTTTTCATACGTGTATTTTTATCCCTTCTAGAGCATCTGTACCACGGTctaccactgtcatgggttagagttctcttgcttgagggtacacttgagtacactattctatcttttttctctttctctcgttattttgaaattttatcctcttgttattttcaagtttttatagtttacatatggcaaatttattttaatgttattattgatctTAACCTTCtcgtaattttccttatttcctttcctcgctgggctattttccttgttggagcccttgggcttatggcatcctgcttttccaactagggttatagtttatcaatcaataataataataacatccactTGCTCCTACAATTCCTAATCCTTTCGAGACCAAATTCTTACTTAactctatacatacatatttacatatatatatacatatatatatatatatatatgtgtgtgtgtgtatatatatatatatatatgtaaatatgatatatatacatattatatatataatgtatatatatatatatatatatagggcttatggcatcctgcttttccaactagggttatagtttatcaatcaataataataataacatccactTGCTCCTACAATTCCTAATCCTTTCGAGACCAAATTCTTACTTAactctatacatacatatttacatatatatatatacatatatatatatatatatgtgtgtatatatatatatacacatatataatcatatacagtatataatatatatataattatatatatatcatacacacacacacacacatatatatatatatatatacagtatatatatatatatatatatgtgtgtgtgtgtgtgtgtgtgcatacatacatacacacacacactcatatatacatgtacagagaAAATACAAGTCTTTTATATCAATTCTAAACAGTATTGCATCCTGTATATGAATTCAATACATTAATTTCCTTGTCATTATCTTCACACATGCGGTAGTTGCTGGTAACTTCTATTCTTCtcctttttctgcatcttttcccacctttatgtggggtcgatgtttctggccatctacctctgtcccacatttcatcaccggttaatccctttgatcgaaggtcatccttgatacagtccatccacctttgctttggtctccctctccttcccgttccctgtacctccatttccatcactctcctcccaatatactgttcatctcttatgacatgaccataccacctcagtctactttcttggatcttatctgatagttttctaactcctgtagtACCCATAATTAATTCATTccgtatatgtttttatgttgaagagggttcgagtcccgttcaaactcgttatattctttggtcgctgcaacctcaccatccttgtgagctgaggtgtggggtggggggggggtcctggggagcttataggtccatctgctgagtcatcagcagccattgcctggccactgccgtctcaatatagaaggcctgggtctcagaattatgacgtccCGGCCTGCGTCTTTACAGAGTTCTCTATTGCTAACATACTTAAcctcgtttattttttttcctgttcatttaacagtatcgactacctacgttcttctaataccaggtatggtgcttttctaaatataaagaatcttgctacaaacctgttgaaatagtagatcttgttattaatgactatataacaagtgaagtagccATGCAATAAGTTTAGattacggtatttgcccaagatattcaaacatcccaagctggaattaccggcttttgtatataaatcgactggtaaagcagttataaaacacaattttttttttattttactaccctaaatccaataagtaaaccatgtgtaacttttaccttgcataatacccagcatgaaatccaatattagaggataAAACACAAATGACAAAGGTAGCATTGCCAGAGGCTATTGCTCGGAAGAAGAaagattgcagactgagtttgaatGCTTCTTCGCTTGGACCAACCGACGCAGGCTATTACGTCATAGCCCTCACACGGCCAGCATGCCCAGGCCTTCTGTATTGAGACGGCCTTggcctggcccgccttggtcctatcttgggtgcagaagggggcttggacgctgataacatgtataaatggttagtctctagggcattgtcctgctttgtaGGGCAATGTCAAACCAAACCAAAGTGGCAGATAAGAGAAGCCCTCTTTTCCATGCATCGTAtcaacatcaaaatatttcggattAACTGATTAAGCCTATCTTTGTCCAAGTGGAATTTGTCATTCAAGTAAAACATTGAAACTCCGGATTATTATTAGAGGAAATATAGAGATCGTTTccttatttatatagttttagcCCTCAGattactggaattatttgcaatcattATTTTTATGTACGTGTACTTATTAAAACATTGCTTTATATAAGAGAGATGAAAtgaagtagtaataataaataaagtttGTTTGAAATGACCTTTAGGCTTTTACTggagtcctaatcttataagcttaaGAAATGGATGGAATTTGCAGCATGGTCCATCGTGGGCAATTATAAAGGTCATTCACCGATATAATTAAGAATGAGTGAAAGAATTTGTGTAATAAATCACTTtatgtatacctatctatctatgtatgtgtatacacacatatatatgtatatatatgtgtatatataaatatatatatatatatagagagagagagagagagagagagagagagagagagaggatgaaaaggATGGAATCGGAACTTCGTGCAATTCTGTGAAGCCTTTGGAAAAAATCTTTTATGTATCTTAAATTCTTCggattcatatttcaaagaatcaaaagttttcatttatcaattggttattttttccaaatttcaaatattttgtatcaaattttcaccatcatatcttttatattgaagtgtaattccaaaactcaatgtcgtcctgaagaaaggtcgcgaagtgatcccaAACACGTGTTAACGCCaaccaataaatgaagaaaagcagATGTATTCCTGCAGTTATTCGAATTCTGGGCACTGATAAGACGTTatcaattcatcatatatatatatatatatatatataatatatatatatatatacatatatatataaatatatataatctatatatatttatataaagatctaAGAGTTTCAGAATACTTCGGACTAttcagaaaaattctctctctctctctctctctctctctctctctctctcaccggttaTTAGAATTGGAAAGAATTCCATAAATGTGAATGAATGAGACAAATGAAGACTTCCAAAAAGAGCTTCGACGCGAGTTAGATATCTTTCACGGGGCACATCTCTTTACATGAAGACATATGAAGCCATCAGTCTGTCTTGCGGAGCACATCTCTACCTGaagaaaattaatctctctctctctctctctctctctctctctcctctccgaaAGCCTTTCCCGTTGCTCGAAGATATaatgaattcatctctctctctctctctctctctctctctctctccggagactTTACTGTTGCCCGAAGACATAATgaatccatatctctctctctctctctcgccagagcCTTTCTCGTTGCTCAAGACATaatgaattcatctctctctctctctctctctctctctctctccagagtcttTATCGTTGTCCTAAGTcatagtggatctctctctctctctctctctctctctctctctcctcttgcccGAAGACAATgaatccatctctctctcctctctctctctctatctctctccccagAGTCTTTATCGTTGTCTTAAGTcatagtggatctctctctctctctctctctctctcttggcccgaAGACAatgatccatctctctctctctctctctctctctctctctctctctttctctctctcttattaggcaTTCCGTTCGTTTACCGATAAACTTCATGAAGACGTTTTTGGAAATTCGGCGGGAGACGTGCGCACGCACACACCCGGAACGCCGGAGACTTATTGAAGCCTCCAGCCAAATAGGAGTTAAAgatcttttttttaaatctagagCTAATTTCAGTGCTACGATGGGTATTATATGAATATGGATAATAAACGTGAACTTTGTATGTGTGCTAAATCTGAATATAACTTTACAAATACATCTTGTTTGAACGTTGTGTAATATTACCGCTTCGGGGAATAATCACTCCGAAATTACCTTAGCAAAAGGTAATTTGGTTTAGTCCGTGGACTATCTAACGAGCTCTGGCCCTATTGTATAAAGAAATTAGCCGTCGTGCTACCAAGCATGAAGTGAAGGACGCTTGTTCAGCTGCGACACTTGGCAGTACCTAAAGCAATTGGACTCATAGATGACCATAAAAAATGTTTAATGACACGTCACCAGATGACGTTAAAATACTGGGTGGTGCAGAAAACACCCTCAAAGAATGATTTATTTGGGATTTTAATAGAACTGGCCTAAAGTTTTGCAATCATTCCATGATGAAGGTTATTGTCACAATGACGTTAAATGCAATAATGTCATGATTGATATTTTTCCCGAAGGACGTGCAAAGGTAATTTTGGTGGATTTGGGACTGACTAGTAGGATTATCAACGAAAGGTTAAGAACATGTGTGAGAGGTTGTCCGTGGTTCGCTCCCATACTCCGAGAGTGGAGGAGGATTTGCACCCCTAACACAGATGCCTGGAGCTTCGCGTATGCCGTCACTGAATTAATAAAATTAGCCTCCATTGAAATAAGTAAACCACTCGCCGGGTCTTGCGTTGGTTTGGGACTTGCAAAGGAAACGAGTCTGACTGCTCTATAGCATATCTGGTAGATGCATTAAggaaagaaatgaaacaaggatatACCGGGAAACTGGAAACGAAGTTTTTCGCTGGTGTAACACACTTATATCATGTCCGATAACTCATCTGCCAGTTTTTAAGCTAAGGCAAATCAAGCTCTTATTTGGAAAGCCGATAAATCAACATTTTGGTCAGTTCGTTCCACTAAAACCAAAACTTTGGAGATTCTGTGCCAAAAGAGAAACCCGTTTTAATATCCACAAGGAAGCGACCATGCGCGCTCAGCTGAAACATTTGGCAGTTCCCAAAATAATCGGAATCATATTTGATGACAATAGTTTAATAATGACACGACATCAAATGACGTTACATGACTGGGTGATGAAGACTAAACCATCCTAGAAATGCTTGTTTTCGGATTTAGAAGAACTAGGAGAAATTTTGAAATCCTTCCACAATGAAGGTTATTGTCACAACAACATCAGACCTGATAGTGTCATGGTTGACATTTCTCCCGAGGGTCAAGTGAAGGTGACTTTGATCGATTTAGGACTTACGAGGAGGATTGGTGAAAGTCTACAAGTATCTATGAGAGGTTTCTCGTGGAAAGCTCCCAAGCTCAAAAATAATGGAAGTTGCACTCCTCTAACAGATGGCTATGGCTTTGCGCATACCATCTTTCAATTAACAAAATGGGCCTCGATCAACATAGGGTCCAAACTCCGCAATACCCTGGCTCAGTGTGTACGCTGGACCAGAGATGGGTATTACTGCAATCTCCAACTTGTGTTTTGTGCTTAAAAGAAGACATGAATGAAAGTCCGATAACTGGATATGTAAAAGTGGCAGGGAATGATGATAATCATGAAAAGGAGCAAACCAAGACCAAGAAAGAAGGGGAGAAATGGGAAGAAGGAGATACAGAAGAGAAGacaaaaaaggaggaggaggagcagcagcagaggTAAAAACAGTAGCAGTAGCAGGAGCGGTagcaacagcaggaacagcagcagctgcagcagcagagGCAGCAAAGATGGCAGCAGCCAGAGCTGAAGCAGCAGAGGCAGCGAAGGCGACAGCAGCCGCAGCAGCAGAAGCAGAgacagcagctgcagcagcagcagcggcagtgGTAGCAgcagtggcagcagcagcagcagaagcagctagagcagcagcagcagtggcagcagcagcagaggcagctagagcagcagcagcagaagtagaAGCAGCAGCAGAGGCAGCAGAAGTAGAAGCAGCAGCAGAGGCAGCAGCGGCAGCTGCAACAGCAGCAGCGGCAGCTGCAACAGCAACAGCAGAGGCAgctgcaacagcagcagcagcagaggcagctgcaacagcagcagcagcagaggcagctgcaacagcagcagcagcagaggcagctacaacagcagcagcaacaagagaaaaaACTGCAGCAGCAGAAACAGCAGAAGTAGAAGCAGCAGCAGAGGCAGCAGCGGCAGCTGCAACAGCAGCAGCGGCAgctgcaacagcagcagcagcagcagcagaggcagctgcaacagcagcagcagcagaggcagctgcaacagcagcagcagcagaggcagctgcaacagcagcagcaacaagagaaaaaACTGCAGCAGCAGAAACAGCACTAAAAAACCAGCTTCAGAAGGAGCAGCACCAACAGGAAAaggagcagcatcagcagcaataaTCTACTCAGCGTACCTAGGGGATATTCtgcaaatggactcagcagagggaagaaatctgacttggtctattatgctttgttcctcGATGaacattcacttgtactgtttctttgtcaggtggataaATGTAGAAAAGACAAGTCTGTCATTCTTCTACTATGCTGGACTCCCTGAAGAAGATCCGCCGAAATAAAAAGATGGAAGAAAATCTAGAGCCGGAGAAGCAGAAGCAGCACCAGGAAAAGCAAcaacagtagtagcagcagcaggagAAGCTCCAGCaactggaggaagaagaggagaatcagcagcaatAATCCACTCTGCATACCTAGGGGATATTCTGCAAATGGACTCAGTAGAGGTAAGAAATCTAACTTggtctattatgctttgttccttgatgaagattcacctgtactgtttctttgtcaggtggaaaaatgcagaaaagacaagtctgtcATTCTTTTAGTATGCTGGACTCCCTGAAGAAGATCACCGGAGATAAAAAGATGGAAGAAAAACTAAAGGAGCCGGaggtgcagcagcagcagcaccaccagGAAATTcaacagcagtagcagcaaaagcagcagcagcagcagcagaagaagctCCAGtaacaggaggaagaagaggagaatcagcagcaatAATCTACCATGCATACCTAGGGGATATTCTgcaaatggactcaacagaggtaagaaatctgacttggtctattatgctttgttccttgatgaagattcacttgtactgtttctttgtcaggtggacaagtGCATCAAAGACAAGTTCGACACTCTCTTAGTATGCTAGACTCACTGAAGAAGATCCGCCAAAATAAAAAGATGGAAGAAAAACTAGAGccggagaagcagcagcagcaccagGGAGAGCAACAGCAGCAGTACCAGGAGAAGCTCCAATAAcatgaggaagaagaggagaatcaACAGCAATACCTAGGGGATATTCTGCAAATGGACTCAATTAAAGAATCGTCAAGCTCCCCACACTCAAAAGAATCAAGCAGTCAGTCAACAATGTCGACGTTTAGAATCATTAAccatatcacagaaaaaaaaacaattaatcgaTAATAATTGGAAAATCAAAGTCAATAGCAGTGATCCTTTTGGACAGGTCATAATGAAGAACATCATAACCTAAATACCACACTACAGAATCCTTAATCCTTGGTCTGAAACTGAAAGTGTCATTTATCAGCCATAAATAATACTCGAGACCCCTAGAGTCGATCAATACTTCAAGAACATTAAGTCAATGATTTATTGAAGAATCAATTCAAATGTAAGGTCTAAGACTGGTTTAGAGAACTGTATTAACGGGATGAACATGCCTCGTATTGAATTCCTGTAGTAATTTCTGTAGTAAATATATAACAATCAAGTGATATAAACATAAATTTTCTTAAGAGCttattttttctggaaaaaaaaaaacccacgaagGTACATTGAGAGTCGTGGCATCACAACTCTCAATATgccacactatatacacatgaggcaaagttaaagataaaaattttctaaAGGTGTGCATAAAATTGAGACAAAATTAACATAGGTCTAGCAAAAAGTAAAATAACACTCCTATATCGAATATAAAAAATACTCAAAATCTAAGTTGGCGC
This genomic window contains:
- the LOC137632385 gene encoding antifreeze protein Maxi-like, translating into MGRRRYRREDKKGGGGAAAEVKTVAVAGAVATAGTAAAAAAEAAKMAAARAEAAEAAKATAAAAAEAETAAAAAAAAVVAAVAAAAAEAARAAAAVAAAAEAARAAAAEVEAAAEAAEVEAAAEAAAAAATAAAAAATATAEAAATAAAAEAAATAAAAEAAATAAAAEAATTAAATREKTAAAETAEVEAAAEAAAAAATAAAAAATAAAAAAEAAATAAAAEAAATAAAAEAAATAAATREKTAAAETALKNQLQKEQHQQEKEQHQQQ